In Planococcus versutus, the DNA window GAGCTAACTATTAATCTTGAGTCCAAAACAATTGTAGGTGATAGTGGAGAGTCAGTATCTTTTGAGATAGATGATTATATGAGAAATATGTTGTTGGAAGGTTTGGACGAAATCGGATCTACAATCAAGCATATGCAGGAAATTGAGAAGTTCGAAGAAACGCATAGAGTTTTTTATAGTATCACATAACCTGGACTTGAATGATCCAGCTAAATACGAAGGGGTGGATTATAGTGACACATGAATATTTGATAGTTGAAACTGAAAATAACGTCATGACGATTACATTAAATAGAACAGATGCAGGAAACGCAATTAATATACCATTTGCTAAAGAGTTATTTGAAGCTGCGTTATCAGCTACTCATGATTCTGAAGTGGATGTTGTAGTCATTCAGGGGAGTGGAAAAGCCTTTTCATTTGGAGGTGATTTGAAGAGCTTTAGTGATGCAGGAGATAAAATTGATTCCAGTTTAAAAGAAGTTACAACGTATCTTCATAATGCAACTAGTTTGTTAGCAAGAATGAAGAAAGTCGTTATTGCATCAGTCAATGGTACTGCTGCAGGAGCAGGATTGAGTTTACTTTGTGCATGTGATCTTGTTATTTCAAGTGATAAGGCGAAATTCACATCGGCTTATACAAATGTCGGATTAACGCCGGACGGCTCCTGCACATACTTCCTACCACGTCTTATCGGCCTTAGAAAAACACAGGAACTTCTGTATACAAACCGAGTATTATCTGCGCAAGAAGCAGCTGACTGGGGAATAGTCACGCAAGTAGTGGCGGCAAATGAATTACAGCAAAAAACAAAAGAGCTAGCAGACAAAATCGCAAACGGATCTACATCAGCGAATGGAACGACGAAGAAGTTGCTAAGCAGTAGCTTCTTAGATCGATTGGATTCACACATGGCATTAGAATCTGATTCAATTTCCGATATGACCGTAACAGCTGATGGTAAGGAAGGGATTGCAGCATTTTTAGAAAAAAGACGTCCTAACTTTTCTAATTGAAGACAAATAACTTAGTAAGAGAAACAGTTACTTCATATTGAATCCATTTTATAACTCTGATACTTAAATAGTTTCCCGTGTAAAAAAATATTCTAAACGATTCTGACAATACATGACAATTTATATTCCATACATTGACACGCCTGCTACATCAACATCGCGGGTGTGTTTTTTCATTTTACTCATCTCTATAAATTGTATGGGAATTTTGCGGAACACAGGGAACAATTGGGAAGTGCTGGAGATTTTTCAGGAGCTGGGAGACCAGGAAGCGGTCGAAGCATTCTTTGCGCGGCACCATGGCTATTCAGCAATCCGTAAGGCGCAGATTCACCAGACACTGGATGCCGGTGAATTGAATAAATCGCGTCCCAGGTAAAGAAACAATTCTAAACGATATTGACAATACACTTCAATTTATACTGTATACATAGCAACAACGTCTACATTAACATTTCGGCTATGGTTTTTTCTTTTTATTAATCCGTATAAATTGTTGGGAAATTGTATGGTTCCTAGGGAAGCGAATTAATGAAATTGCTGATTATTTTGACTACTGTACATAAACTGCTATTCTAGATTCAGAGGGTATGCTAATAAGCCCTAAAGAGGAGGAATCGGAATGACAAATTTTCAAGGGAAAGTAGCGATTGTAACAGGAGGGGCATCCGGAATCGGATCTGCGATTACGCACCGTTTGCTGGAAGCGGGAGTAAAGGTGGCCGTGGCTGATTTAAATGAAGCGAAACTGAAGGAAATGGAAGACGCAAATGCCGGCAATTTGATCGGCGTCGTAGCTAATGTCACCAAAGAAGCTGATATTGAAGCATTGGTAAAGAAAACAGTGGAAGCTTTTGGTAGCCTCGACTTTGCGTTTAATGTGGCCGGAGCTTCAAAAGCTGGAGCAATCACCGAGCAAAGTGAAGAAGACTGGGACTTTACAGTAGATTTATGCTTGAAAAGTGTCTTTCTTTCAGTAAAACATGAAGCCAAATACATGAAAGAGCATGGCGGCGGAGCAATCGTCAATATCGCATCATTAAACGCACATGTGCCGATGTTTTACGGAGCGGCTTATTCTTCTGCAAAAGCGGGCGTGGAAATGCTGACGAAAAATGCAGCACTCGAACTTGCACAGCACCAAATTCGGGTCAATGCCATTCTCCCAGGACTGATCTCAACACCGCTGACAAGTGATTTGACGAAAGTGGAAGCGATTAATGATGCTTACATGGACCGCATACCGATGCGCCGCGCGGGGGAAGCGGATGAAATGGCCGGTCCGGCACTGTTCCTGGTCAGTGAAGACGCCTCTTATGTGAACGGCGCAAGTCTATTGGTTGACGGGGCGTGGGCTGTTTCTGGTTACCCGGATCTGAGTAAGTTTATGTAAAGCCATCATCAGCATTCTGAGAAATGGTTAAAATCACGTTCCTGGGAAACAAACAAATCTAAACGATTTTGACAATACACTACAATTTACATTTTATGCATGGCCACGCCATATAACGTAGCATTCCGGAAGTGGTTTTTTCTTGTTATTCATCCGTATAAATTGTGTGGGAATTGTGTTGCTCTCTGGGAAGCAAAGCTCAAAATATAAAACACCCCGACCGTGAGTCTCTGATTTACCAGACTTTCTCACAGGTTAGGGTGTTTTTTTTTATACATTTTTCACTCCATTTTGTTATACATTTTTGACACAGGGAACATTTGGGGACTGCTGGAAATCGAACTTTAATTCACTGCGGCTTTCTTTAAAAGCCTTTTAATCTCTCCCAATTTAATCTTGTTCCTCAAAATCTCCTGACAAATACTTCCTAATAATGCTGAACTGAAAAGAAAGAAAACGCTTGGAACGAGCATGAAATGGAGGACATGATGTCCTACTGACTTGAGCATTCCAAAGCGTTTGCTCGGCTGCACCAGAAGTTCCATCAATTCAACCCGTTAAAAGTGTTACGGGTGAATCAGTTTAAAATGGGACGAAGATGATGAGAGTTTCCATGCCCGCATGCCGCATCAATATTTCGGTCCTGGTTTTTTTATTATATTCAACTATATAAATTGTTTGGGAATTGCGTCGCTCCTAGGGAAGCGGAATTAATAACGAGCTTGCCGTCAGGAAAACGCACCTGGTGCACTGGATCTTCTTCCCGCAACCGGGTATAAGTCGAGTATAGATTCTTTGTGAATTCCAGTGTGAACAATTCCATTTCATCAGCGTCATGGAAAGCCATTTAAACGACTCCTTTCCAGTTTATACCCTGAGCAGGATTGGACTTTCTTGTTCAATCCGTTTATTTTTCAGAAAGTTCTTGCAATAATTTATTGATATATTTAAACTGGTATTACCAGATGGATTATTGGTAATACCAGTTTAGAGGTGGAAGTGTGAAAGCGACCGATCGAATAGAAAAGATATTCATACAAAAAGTGTTGAAAGGGGAATTGCCGCCGCAGTCATTGCTTTCATCCGAACGGGAGCTGGCTTTGGATTTCGAAGTTGGCAGACCCGTAATCCGGGAAGTGATGCAGCGCCTGGAAAGGGACGGTTGGCTGACAATCCGCAGCGGCAAGCGAGCAGTGGTCAATGATTACTGGGAACAAGGCAATTTAATGACCTTGAATCATTTGCTGACAGATGAAGAACATATACAGGAAGAATTTATTGTTTACTTGATGGAACTGAGAAAAAACCTTGCTCCTGCATATACAAAAGATGCAGTGAATCACAAAGCTTTAACGGTGGCTTCGTTATTGAGTGAAAGTGAAAATATTGCCGATGAGCCGCAGGGTTTTGCCGAATATGACTGGCATCTTCAAAAAGGGCTGGCGGCCGCTTCGCCAAATCCGATTTACTTATTGATGTTAAACAGTTTTCAGCAGCTTTACATCAAAACGGCTGTCCATTATTTTCAAGATGGACAGTCTCGTCAAGCGACCAGAAAATATTACCGCGATTTGATGGAAACTGCGATGGCGAAAGACGGTAATTGGGCGGAAATCCTGGTGAAAAAAGAAATGGAAGACAGCATCAAAAGGTGGAAACAGCAATTGACTACGAAGAAAAAAGGAGAAGATTAACATGAAAAAAATCTACAAAGAATTCTTTTTGTTTCCGGATATCGCTGTTCTTCTGGTTATTCTCGCTGCCAGTATCTGCGTTCAGGTGTGGCACGGCTTGACTCTGCCGGCAATCGGCTTATTCGCTTTCGGTATGCTGGTCTTCATGTTCAGTGAATATTTGTCGCATCGGTTTTTCTTCCATTTAAAAGCGCCGAAAAACTCTTTTTTTCTGAAATTATTAAAGCGCTTACATTATGACCACCACAAAGATCCGAATAATCTGCACCTGCTGTTTTTGCCATTATGGTACAGCCTTCCTCAAATTTTGCTCATCTCTTTGGTTTTTTATCTGGTATCCGGGAGCTTTTGGCTCACCCTGGCTTTTGCGGCAGGATTAAAAACGATGCTTCTGCTGTATGAATGGAAGCATTACGTGGCGCACCGGCCAATAAAACCGAAAACCAAATTCGGCAAAAATGTGAAGAAATTGCATATTCTCCACCATTTTAAAAATGAAAATTATTGGTATGGCGTCTCAACGCCCTTTGTGGATGTCTTGTTCGGAACGTTGAAAGATGAAAAAGATGTGGAAACGAGCCGAACGGTAAAAGATCTGGAAAAACGGCTGTAGATGAAAGTTTGCGTTTTGCTGTTGGTACTATTTAAAAAATCGCGCCCCTGTGTAAGAAACAATTCTAAAAGATTCTGA includes these proteins:
- a CDS encoding enoyl-CoA hydratase/isomerase family protein, giving the protein MTHEYLIVETENNVMTITLNRTDAGNAINIPFAKELFEAALSATHDSEVDVVVIQGSGKAFSFGGDLKSFSDAGDKIDSSLKEVTTYLHNATSLLARMKKVVIASVNGTAAGAGLSLLCACDLVISSDKAKFTSAYTNVGLTPDGSCTYFLPRLIGLRKTQELLYTNRVLSAQEAADWGIVTQVVAANELQQKTKELADKIANGSTSANGTTKKLLSSSFLDRLDSHMALESDSISDMTVTADGKEGIAAFLEKRRPNFSN
- a CDS encoding SDR family NAD(P)-dependent oxidoreductase, which produces MTNFQGKVAIVTGGASGIGSAITHRLLEAGVKVAVADLNEAKLKEMEDANAGNLIGVVANVTKEADIEALVKKTVEAFGSLDFAFNVAGASKAGAITEQSEEDWDFTVDLCLKSVFLSVKHEAKYMKEHGGGAIVNIASLNAHVPMFYGAAYSSAKAGVEMLTKNAALELAQHQIRVNAILPGLISTPLTSDLTKVEAINDAYMDRIPMRRAGEADEMAGPALFLVSEDASYVNGASLLVDGAWAVSGYPDLSKFM
- a CDS encoding GntR family transcriptional regulator, giving the protein MKATDRIEKIFIQKVLKGELPPQSLLSSERELALDFEVGRPVIREVMQRLERDGWLTIRSGKRAVVNDYWEQGNLMTLNHLLTDEEHIQEEFIVYLMELRKNLAPAYTKDAVNHKALTVASLLSESENIADEPQGFAEYDWHLQKGLAAASPNPIYLLMLNSFQQLYIKTAVHYFQDGQSRQATRKYYRDLMETAMAKDGNWAEILVKKEMEDSIKRWKQQLTTKKKGED
- a CDS encoding sterol desaturase family protein, yielding MKKIYKEFFLFPDIAVLLVILAASICVQVWHGLTLPAIGLFAFGMLVFMFSEYLSHRFFFHLKAPKNSFFLKLLKRLHYDHHKDPNNLHLLFLPLWYSLPQILLISLVFYLVSGSFWLTLAFAAGLKTMLLLYEWKHYVAHRPIKPKTKFGKNVKKLHILHHFKNENYWYGVSTPFVDVLFGTLKDEKDVETSRTVKDLEKRL